One Dialister invisus DSM 15470 genomic region harbors:
- a CDS encoding tautomerase family protein: MPYINIKITREGVTAEQKAELIKGATELLTRVLNKNPKTTIVTIEEVDMDSWGIGGDPVEIAREKGEAQDAKIARLEADKEEQEKELENLKKLLLQDGKKEDIPPLPEEETTEETPVFTLNNNALKLKKEKKTKKSKSKNKK, from the coding sequence ATGCCCTACATCAACATCAAAATCACACGTGAAGGCGTTACCGCCGAACAGAAAGCAGAACTCATCAAAGGAGCCACGGAACTCCTCACCCGCGTATTGAACAAAAACCCGAAAACCACAATCGTCACCATTGAAGAAGTAGACATGGACAGCTGGGGAATCGGCGGCGATCCTGTGGAAATCGCCAGAGAAAAAGGGGAAGCCCAAGACGCCAAAATAGCCCGGCTGGAAGCCGACAAAGAAGAGCAGGAAAAAGAATTGGAAAACCTGAAAAAGCTTCTCCTTCAGGACGGCAAAAAAGAAGACATCCCTCCGCTGCCGGAAGAAGAAACAACAGAAGAAACACCGGTTTTCACGCTGAACAATAACGCACTCAAACTGAAAAAGGAAAAGAAAACAAAAAAGAGTAAATCAAAAAACAAAAAATAG
- the purB gene encoding adenylosuccinate lyase yields MIPRYTRPEMAKIWDERNEWQTMLDVEIAACEANAELGRIPKEAVEVIKAKADFDVERIHEIDREINHDIIAFLSAVGEYVGDEAKYIHMGMTSTDVKDTALNVQIKQASDVLIADLEKLAEVLKRRAVEFKYTPTIGRTHGVHAEPTTFGLKILLWYSETLRNIERMKRAASEMAVGKLSGAVGTYADIDPYVEEYVCKKMGLTPEIVATQVVQRDHHAEYITTLGVIAGTLAQIALEVRHLQRTEVREAEEYFSPKQKGSSAMPHKRNPVKSERICGMARLVQGYALPAFENIPLWHERDISHSSVERVMIPDATTALDYILAQTTDLVDKLLVYPEKMLEDLNMTGGLIYSPRVLLALVSKGAYRDTAYRWVQRNAMKRWLEGEDFYENLCKDEDVRKYLSEEEIKECFDYKPMLVHVDKIFARFGL; encoded by the coding sequence ATGATTCCAAGGTACACAAGGCCGGAAATGGCAAAAATCTGGGATGAAAGAAATGAATGGCAGACCATGCTTGATGTGGAAATCGCTGCGTGCGAAGCCAATGCGGAGCTGGGACGTATTCCTAAAGAAGCGGTGGAAGTGATCAAAGCGAAAGCGGATTTTGATGTGGAACGCATTCATGAAATCGATCGTGAAATTAACCACGATATCATCGCGTTCCTTTCCGCTGTCGGAGAATATGTGGGCGATGAAGCGAAGTACATCCATATGGGCATGACTTCTACCGATGTGAAAGACACGGCGCTCAATGTGCAGATCAAACAGGCATCTGACGTGCTTATTGCCGATTTGGAAAAACTGGCGGAAGTCCTGAAACGCCGGGCTGTGGAATTTAAATATACACCCACCATCGGCCGTACCCATGGCGTCCATGCCGAACCGACCACGTTCGGGTTGAAAATTCTCCTGTGGTACAGCGAAACTTTAAGAAATATCGAAAGAATGAAACGGGCTGCTTCTGAAATGGCGGTGGGTAAATTGTCCGGCGCTGTCGGTACTTATGCGGATATTGATCCGTATGTGGAAGAATACGTCTGCAAAAAAATGGGACTGACCCCGGAAATCGTAGCGACCCAGGTCGTACAGCGCGATCATCATGCGGAATACATTACCACCCTCGGCGTTATCGCGGGCACATTGGCACAGATCGCCCTGGAAGTCCGCCATCTGCAGAGAACGGAAGTAAGGGAAGCGGAAGAATATTTCAGTCCCAAACAGAAAGGATCCTCTGCCATGCCCCACAAAAGAAATCCCGTCAAATCGGAACGGATCTGCGGCATGGCAAGACTCGTGCAGGGGTATGCCCTTCCCGCTTTTGAAAATATACCGCTTTGGCACGAACGGGATATTTCCCATTCCTCTGTGGAGCGTGTCATGATTCCTGACGCAACCACTGCATTGGATTATATTCTGGCACAGACGACCGATCTGGTAGATAAACTCCTTGTGTATCCGGAAAAAATGCTGGAAGATTTGAACATGACCGGCGGATTGATTTACAGTCCCCGCGTTCTGCTTGCCCTTGTGTCCAAAGGCGCTTACCGTGATACAGCATACCGATGGGTGCAGAGAAATGCCATGAAACGCTGGCTTGAGGGGGAAGATTTCTATGAAAACCTCTGCAAAGACGAAGATGTGAGAAAATATCTGTCTGAGGAAGAAATCAAAGAGTGCTTCGATTACAAACCCATGCTTGTCCATGTAGATAAAATATTTGCAAGATTTGGATTGTAA
- a CDS encoding MATE family efflux transporter, with amino-acid sequence MHIDISSPFNYERLFRFVLPSVVMMIFISTYTMVDGFFVSNYVGKTAFTAVNLIFPAIMVFACVGFMFGSGGSALVAKTMGEGQMEKANRLFSLIVLSALAGGILLSALGYFLMPFLASAMGASGEVLACSVFYGRTLLLSLPMFVLQRVFQSFMVTAGKPSLGLRMTILSGVTNIGLDTLFILVFKWGLLGAGLATVLCEYAGGLFPLIYFLKRNTSSLQLVKPEWDGSALWKVCTNGSSELLTNISMSFVSMLYNYQLISIAGTDGVAAFGVIMYVAFFFEAIYIGYSMGTAPIVSYNYGARRDDELRSIFRKSLTVIAGAGLFLTTSAYLAAPVLADIFVGYDEPLATLTVRGFRFFSFSFLLNGFCMYGSAFFTALNNGFISSVISLLQSVVFQIIAVIALPLWLGTDGIWLSVSIAKLLACFVTVFFWISCRKEYRYV; translated from the coding sequence ATGCATATAGACATTTCCTCCCCTTTCAATTATGAACGACTTTTCCGTTTCGTCCTGCCCTCCGTGGTAATGATGATCTTTATTTCCACCTACACCATGGTCGACGGATTTTTCGTATCGAACTATGTGGGCAAAACGGCATTCACCGCGGTCAACCTGATCTTCCCCGCCATCATGGTTTTTGCCTGTGTCGGATTCATGTTCGGCTCAGGCGGCAGCGCCCTTGTGGCAAAGACCATGGGTGAGGGGCAAATGGAAAAAGCGAACCGTCTTTTTTCTCTCATCGTCCTTTCTGCTCTTGCCGGAGGCATATTGCTTTCCGCCCTGGGTTATTTCCTTATGCCCTTTCTTGCCTCCGCCATGGGTGCATCCGGTGAAGTGCTTGCATGCAGTGTCTTTTACGGCCGCACGCTTCTTCTTTCCCTCCCCATGTTTGTCCTCCAGCGGGTATTCCAATCGTTCATGGTTACCGCCGGAAAACCTTCTCTCGGTCTTCGCATGACAATCCTCTCCGGTGTAACGAATATCGGGCTCGACACCCTTTTCATTCTTGTTTTTAAATGGGGCCTCTTAGGCGCTGGCCTCGCCACAGTGCTTTGTGAATACGCGGGCGGTCTTTTCCCTCTGATTTACTTCCTTAAAAGAAATACATCTTCTCTTCAACTGGTGAAACCGGAATGGGATGGTTCCGCACTTTGGAAGGTCTGCACAAACGGCTCCTCCGAGCTTTTGACAAACATTTCCATGTCCTTCGTTTCCATGCTCTACAATTATCAGCTTATCTCCATCGCCGGAACAGACGGTGTCGCTGCCTTCGGCGTGATTATGTATGTGGCATTCTTCTTCGAAGCGATTTACATCGGCTACTCCATGGGAACCGCTCCTATCGTAAGCTACAATTATGGTGCCCGCCGCGATGATGAACTGCGGAGCATTTTCCGAAAGAGCCTCACCGTCATTGCCGGTGCCGGTCTTTTCCTCACGACCTCCGCATACCTCGCCGCTCCCGTACTGGCGGATATTTTTGTCGGCTATGATGAACCTTTAGCCACGCTCACCGTCCGGGGGTTCCGATTCTTTTCCTTTTCTTTCCTCCTGAACGGCTTTTGCATGTACGGCTCGGCGTTTTTTACGGCGCTGAACAACGGCTTCATCTCTTCAGTGATCTCTCTCCTCCAGTCCGTTGTTTTTCAAATCATCGCCGTTATAGCACTTCCGCTATGGCTGGGAACAGACGGCATCTGGCTTTCTGTTTCCATCGCTAAGCTGCTGGCATGTTTCGTGACAGTTTTCTTCTGGATCAGCTGCCGTAAAGAATATCGTTACGTGTAA
- a CDS encoding amidohydrolase, which yields MADVFTHFNYLHTIPEIGMKEFKTSAYVADVLKQLGYEVETQVGGATGVVAVCDSGKPGPVLGLRADMDALGTKDGGAAHLCGHDGHMAMLLAAAEEIMKEKLVRKGKLKLLFQPAEETSEGALSMLKGGAVDDIEILIGMHGRPIQECRVGEAAPALYYSAATHVKIDITGVQSHGARPYLGTSALDAACLVVQSANALRFNSNVVYNLKATQIHADAGVANAVPGTATITFDLRSRDNDVMELMIQKLRGAAENAAASIGAKADFTILHQTPASIITPEITEIIGEVITSELGEKACIPPIVTAGGEDFFWYPKMKPELKTGFIALGEDAEPGLHDPAMHFNHDALPYGVKIHKGLVKKFLG from the coding sequence ATGGCAGATGTATTTACCCATTTTAACTATCTTCATACTATTCCTGAAATAGGGATGAAAGAATTTAAAACTTCCGCTTATGTGGCGGATGTGCTGAAACAGCTCGGTTATGAAGTGGAAACACAGGTCGGCGGGGCGACAGGCGTCGTCGCGGTCTGTGACAGCGGTAAACCGGGACCTGTTCTCGGCCTTCGCGCGGACATGGATGCTCTTGGGACGAAAGACGGCGGCGCCGCCCACCTTTGCGGGCATGACGGACACATGGCCATGCTTCTTGCGGCGGCGGAGGAAATCATGAAAGAGAAGCTGGTCAGGAAAGGGAAACTGAAACTTCTTTTCCAGCCGGCGGAGGAAACGAGTGAAGGCGCTCTTTCCATGCTGAAAGGCGGTGCTGTTGACGATATTGAAATCCTCATCGGCATGCATGGTCGTCCCATCCAGGAGTGCCGTGTGGGAGAAGCGGCTCCCGCTTTGTATTACAGCGCTGCGACCCACGTGAAAATCGACATCACAGGCGTGCAGAGCCATGGGGCCCGCCCCTATCTCGGCACCAGCGCGCTTGACGCGGCATGCCTTGTTGTACAGTCAGCCAACGCTCTCCGCTTTAATTCCAATGTGGTGTACAATCTGAAAGCGACACAGATCCATGCGGACGCAGGTGTGGCAAATGCGGTTCCCGGTACGGCGACGATCACGTTCGACCTCCGCAGCCGGGATAATGATGTGATGGAACTAATGATTCAAAAACTGCGGGGTGCGGCGGAAAATGCAGCCGCTTCCATTGGCGCCAAAGCGGACTTCACCATCCTGCACCAGACACCAGCGTCCATTATCACACCGGAAATCACGGAAATCATCGGGGAAGTGATTACATCCGAACTTGGCGAAAAAGCCTGCATTCCGCCAATCGTCACCGCAGGAGGAGAAGACTTCTTCTGGTACCCGAAAATGAAACCGGAATTGAAAACGGGATTCATCGCATTGGGCGAAGATGCGGAACCGGGACTTCATGATCCCGCCATGCACTTCAACCATGACGCCCTTCCCTATGGCGTAAAAATTCATAAAGGCCTCGTGAAGAAATTCCTTGGCTGA
- a CDS encoding adenylosuccinate synthase, with protein MATAMVIGAQWGDEGKGKIVDYLAAKADVVVRSQGGNNAGHTVVTGGKAYPLRLMPSGIMYPGTICIVGTGVVVDPKSFLEEMEKLEAQGINAKHLQISTRAQVVFPYHIRLDEAEEMRKGSRKLGTTKNGIGPCYADKINRIGIRMCDLMDKEVFAEKLKYNVEQKNMLLEKLYGMEGFDYEQMLIDYLGYAEKLRPYVKDTNYTVQTLVREGKNVLFEGAQASMLDCDNGTYPFVTSSHPTAGGACIGAGIGPHMMQNIFGVVKAYSTRVGEGPFPTEQVNEIGDRIRNIAHEFGTVTGRPRRVGWLDARAVRYAAALNSFDYLAITRLDILDELEEIKVCVGYEYEGKPVKEYPADLKFLSKVTPIYKIYKGWKEKISAIRDYDRLPALCKEYLADISKEIGVPIGIVSVGPSREETIVVKDVF; from the coding sequence ATGGCAACAGCTATGGTCATTGGTGCCCAGTGGGGCGATGAGGGAAAAGGAAAGATTGTAGATTACCTGGCGGCGAAAGCGGACGTCGTTGTCCGTTCCCAAGGGGGGAACAACGCGGGACATACGGTTGTGACCGGCGGCAAAGCTTATCCGCTGCGCCTTATGCCGAGCGGCATTATGTATCCCGGCACCATCTGTATCGTCGGTACGGGCGTCGTCGTTGACCCGAAAAGTTTCCTTGAGGAAATGGAAAAGCTGGAGGCCCAGGGAATCAACGCGAAGCATCTCCAGATTTCCACCCGTGCGCAAGTTGTATTTCCCTACCATATCCGTTTGGACGAGGCAGAAGAAATGAGAAAAGGCAGCCGGAAGCTGGGGACGACGAAAAACGGGATCGGGCCGTGTTATGCGGACAAGATCAACCGCATCGGTATCCGTATGTGCGACCTTATGGATAAAGAAGTTTTTGCGGAGAAATTGAAATACAACGTGGAGCAGAAAAACATGCTCCTGGAAAAACTTTACGGGATGGAAGGTTTCGACTACGAGCAGATGCTGATTGATTACCTGGGATATGCGGAAAAGCTCCGCCCCTATGTGAAAGATACGAACTACACTGTCCAGACCTTGGTCAGAGAAGGAAAGAACGTTCTTTTTGAAGGCGCCCAGGCATCCATGCTCGACTGTGACAATGGCACCTATCCTTTCGTCACGTCATCCCATCCAACGGCGGGCGGTGCATGTATAGGCGCAGGCATCGGGCCGCACATGATGCAGAATATCTTCGGCGTGGTGAAAGCGTACAGCACCCGTGTCGGAGAAGGGCCGTTCCCGACAGAACAGGTGAATGAAATTGGCGACCGTATCCGGAACATTGCCCATGAATTCGGTACGGTTACCGGCCGTCCTCGCCGTGTAGGCTGGCTTGACGCCCGTGCCGTCCGTTACGCGGCGGCGCTGAACTCTTTCGATTATCTGGCGATTACCCGGCTGGATATCTTAGACGAGCTGGAAGAAATCAAAGTCTGTGTTGGCTATGAATATGAAGGAAAACCGGTCAAAGAATATCCGGCAGATCTGAAATTTCTTTCCAAAGTCACTCCGATTTATAAAATCTACAAAGGATGGAAAGAAAAAATCAGCGCCATCCGTGACTACGACCGGCTTCCAGCGCTCTGCAAAGAATACCTGGCGGATATTTCTAAAGAAATCGGCGTCCCCATCGGCATCGTTTCCGTGGGGCCCAGCCGTGAAGAAACCATCGTAGTGAAAGATGTATTTTAA
- a CDS encoding class I SAM-dependent methyltransferase — protein sequence MKIDLSGVSETLLVTLYMRAKDAKSNHPFLNDRKAAEIISCMDYDFSAFDRVWMSYYGVLARAKLMDREVRRFMADNPGCVVVSVGCGLDTRFDRVDDGQVRWYDLDVPEVIDLRQQFLAESERVTCISGSAFDPSWTEKVEREGRRLLILSEGVMMYWDEAEVQKFLSILSEGFDELEAHFDLLYKGLVHRSSRHDVLKRMQAEFKWGVTDGSEVVRLAPAWKQLDCINFTDEMRHMLPGWKKLLVPFFYLTNNRLGKYAYRKYTD from the coding sequence ATGAAAATTGATTTAAGCGGCGTTTCTGAAACGCTTCTGGTTACGTTGTATATGCGTGCCAAGGATGCGAAAAGCAACCATCCTTTTCTGAATGACCGGAAAGCGGCGGAAATAATCAGCTGTATGGATTACGATTTTTCCGCTTTTGACCGGGTATGGATGTCATATTATGGAGTATTGGCACGGGCAAAGCTGATGGACCGTGAGGTAAGGCGGTTTATGGCGGATAACCCGGGATGTGTGGTGGTATCTGTGGGCTGCGGGCTGGATACCCGGTTTGACCGCGTAGATGACGGGCAGGTGCGTTGGTATGATTTGGATGTGCCGGAGGTGATCGATCTGAGACAGCAGTTCCTTGCGGAATCGGAGCGTGTAACCTGTATTTCCGGGTCGGCGTTTGATCCGTCATGGACGGAAAAAGTGGAACGCGAGGGCCGCAGGCTGCTTATCCTTTCAGAAGGCGTGATGATGTACTGGGATGAAGCGGAAGTACAAAAATTCCTTTCGATTCTGTCAGAAGGGTTCGATGAGCTGGAGGCGCATTTCGACCTTCTGTATAAAGGACTCGTGCACCGGTCGTCCCGCCATGACGTATTGAAACGTATGCAGGCGGAGTTTAAATGGGGTGTGACGGACGGCAGCGAAGTGGTACGGCTGGCGCCGGCATGGAAACAGCTGGACTGTATCAATTTCACTGATGAGATGAGGCATATGCTGCCGGGGTGGAAAAAGCTGCTTGTTCCTTTTTTCTATCTCACCAATAACCGTCTGGGAAAGTATGCGTACAGGAAGTATACGGACTGA
- a CDS encoding NAD(P)/FAD-dependent oxidoreductase, whose protein sequence is MSRFYDVVVIGAGPAGIFTALELADTGASVLILEKGLDIRERIALNRDKNAPPKDRRANIVCGWGGAGAFSDGKLTLTTDYGGNLDDYMNKGELAGLISYVDSVYCRYGGAERKVYGDEFAEEIHELKRKSAAADLMFIPARIRHLGTDVNSVILANMRDSLPDNVTVISKTAADRILADKDGTVLGVEAGGETYHCKYLVAAPGREGAEWFMKEARALGLETQSNAVDIGVRVESPAEVYEPITKICYESKLVYFSRSFDDRVRTFCMNPYGFVVTENNAGLQTVNGHSFAHKKSGNTNFAILVSKQFTSPFNEPISYGKYIASLANMLGAGPIVQRLGDLRDGRRSTVERIRRGLVRPTMPSATPGDLSLVLPYRFLKDIMEMFEALDQVAPGANSRHTLLYGVEVKFYSSRIALTNQLETKFRNFFAIGDGAGITRGLVQASAAGVVVGREICAREGKPKGDM, encoded by the coding sequence ATGAGCAGATTTTATGATGTGGTAGTTATCGGTGCCGGACCGGCGGGTATTTTTACCGCTCTTGAACTGGCGGATACCGGTGCATCTGTCCTGATTCTTGAAAAAGGACTGGATATCCGTGAGCGGATAGCTCTGAATCGTGACAAAAATGCTCCGCCGAAAGACCGCAGGGCGAATATCGTCTGCGGCTGGGGCGGCGCAGGCGCGTTTTCCGACGGGAAGCTGACGCTTACTACGGATTACGGCGGCAATCTTGATGATTATATGAATAAAGGAGAGCTTGCCGGTTTAATTTCCTATGTGGATTCGGTGTACTGCAGGTATGGCGGGGCCGAAAGAAAAGTATACGGCGATGAGTTTGCCGAGGAAATACATGAACTGAAACGGAAATCCGCGGCGGCGGATCTGATGTTTATTCCTGCCCGTATCCGTCATTTGGGAACGGATGTGAACAGTGTCATTCTTGCTAATATGCGCGATTCACTTCCGGATAATGTGACCGTTATTTCCAAAACAGCGGCGGACAGAATTCTTGCGGACAAAGACGGAACGGTTCTCGGTGTGGAAGCGGGCGGGGAGACGTATCACTGCAAGTACCTTGTGGCGGCACCCGGCCGTGAAGGGGCGGAGTGGTTTATGAAAGAAGCCCGCGCGCTCGGTTTGGAGACACAGTCAAATGCGGTGGACATCGGTGTCCGTGTGGAATCTCCCGCAGAAGTGTATGAACCGATCACAAAGATCTGTTACGAATCGAAACTGGTGTATTTCTCCCGTTCCTTTGATGACCGGGTACGCACGTTCTGTATGAATCCTTACGGTTTCGTGGTGACGGAAAATAATGCGGGGCTCCAGACAGTGAACGGCCACTCTTTCGCCCATAAGAAGAGCGGAAATACGAATTTCGCCATTCTTGTTTCCAAACAATTTACCAGTCCTTTCAATGAACCCATTTCTTACGGGAAATATATCGCATCCCTGGCGAATATGCTTGGTGCGGGACCAATCGTCCAAAGGCTGGGTGATCTTCGTGACGGCCGCCGTTCTACGGTAGAAAGGATACGCCGCGGCCTTGTCCGCCCTACCATGCCGTCCGCGACGCCGGGAGATTTATCTTTAGTCTTGCCATACCGCTTTTTAAAGGATATCATGGAGATGTTCGAAGCGCTGGATCAGGTGGCGCCGGGAGCAAATTCCAGGCACACTCTTCTGTACGGCGTGGAAGTGAAATTTTATTCTTCCCGCATAGCGCTGACGAACCAGCTGGAAACGAAATTCAGAAACTTCTTCGCAATCGGCGACGGAGCCGGCATCACGAGAGGGCTTGTCCAGGCCTCGGCGGCCGGAGTGGTGGTGGGCAGAGAAATCTGTGCCAGGGAAGGAAAACCGAAGGGGGATATGTAA
- a CDS encoding nucleoside recognition domain-containing protein yields MEEEQKKVSGAAALPKVGWKGMLALAFGILFFAGVFATVQGAEWLKAFDYSTLIGKFGTMKDPAKATFVGMGGVSARGGFIFALSLIPSVMLAIGVVDVLDHYGALSAAQKLMTPLFKPLMDVPGLVGLALITDLQSTDAGAALTKELYDDGLIDKREQTIIAAWQYSGAGTISNYFAIAGALFGFILCPIIVPVIIIMVMKFVGAMICRFALDTIYKGDFKNDN; encoded by the coding sequence ATGGAAGAAGAACAGAAAAAAGTAAGCGGGGCTGCCGCATTGCCCAAGGTGGGATGGAAAGGAATGCTTGCTTTGGCTTTCGGTATCCTTTTCTTTGCCGGGGTTTTTGCCACAGTACAGGGGGCGGAATGGCTCAAAGCATTTGATTACAGTACGCTCATCGGTAAATTCGGTACGATGAAAGATCCGGCGAAAGCAACTTTTGTCGGTATGGGCGGGGTAAGCGCAAGAGGAGGATTTATTTTCGCGCTGTCACTCATTCCTTCCGTTATGCTGGCCATCGGTGTTGTAGACGTGCTGGATCATTATGGCGCTCTTTCCGCGGCGCAGAAACTGATGACGCCGCTCTTTAAACCGCTGATGGATGTACCCGGCCTCGTCGGACTGGCTTTGATTACCGATCTGCAGAGTACCGATGCCGGCGCGGCTCTCACCAAAGAATTATATGATGACGGCCTTATTGATAAAAGAGAACAGACCATCATTGCAGCGTGGCAGTATTCCGGCGCTGGGACGATCAGTAATTACTTTGCTATCGCAGGTGCGCTTTTCGGATTTATCCTCTGCCCGATCATTGTCCCTGTTATCATCATTATGGTCATGAAATTTGTCGGTGCCATGATTTGCCGCTTTGCTCTTGATACTATTTATAAAGGAGATTTCAAAAATGACAACTGA
- a CDS encoding YjiG family protein, protein MTTETRPVQIKPNIFDIFIGGARKGWNLATQNLVPNILMAYVIAYILNILGVMDFLGYWLGPIMGIFGLPGQSFVILLTTWLSCSAGVGVAASLYASGIINGEHVTILMPALILMASQIQYMGRLLGLADVPKKYWPLLMVISIFNAFIGMFIMKLLMPFFN, encoded by the coding sequence ATGACAACTGAAACGAGACCGGTACAAATAAAGCCTAATATTTTTGATATCTTCATCGGCGGCGCCAGAAAAGGCTGGAATCTGGCTACACAGAACCTTGTACCGAATATTTTGATGGCCTATGTCATCGCCTATATTTTAAATATTCTCGGTGTTATGGATTTCCTTGGATACTGGCTGGGGCCCATCATGGGTATCTTCGGCCTGCCGGGACAGTCTTTCGTTATTCTTCTGACCACCTGGCTGTCCTGTTCTGCAGGGGTAGGTGTGGCAGCTTCTCTCTATGCGTCGGGCATCATCAATGGGGAACATGTGACGATTCTCATGCCTGCGCTGATCCTGATGGCTTCCCAGATCCAGTACATGGGCCGGCTCCTCGGCCTTGCCGATGTACCGAAAAAATATTGGCCCCTGCTTATGGTGATCAGTATTTTCAATGCATTCATTGGTATGTTTATCATGAAACTGCTTATGCCGTTCTTTAATTGA
- a CDS encoding protein tyrosine phosphatase II family protein, translating to MSEEFAHKKKLWIYTSVDPVAFSFVHLQLFFTWESVSLMLHLKKKILFSITAAIILGSMPLSGNAWEAEPEISGVSLQQAPDQTDVSAADRTKYDGYIWRLDAKDRDQLPRRFRTANSAFRSHVDVKKTGKGFTMTPSRKGLDRLNISGSAEFSVGEFEKLVSVLKKQANGPIYIVDLRQETHGIFNGNAVSWFGARDWGNIGKNKTDVLKDEMRRLCAAKGKSLIVTMLDEGKKSIDPKLMKINSVMSERQLVEQNGLYYYRIAATDHIWPSPENIDDFIAFIRTLPDHAWLHFHCRAGKGRTTIYMAMYDMMKNPDISLEDILSRQYLLGGNYIAYEMDKPKPNQWKAAYYHEKAAMIAKFYQYVQETHANHFTMRWSRWLKSHLTMEDASPTQSDSGSRIQGCPG from the coding sequence GTGTCAGAGGAATTTGCTCATAAGAAAAAGCTATGGATTTATACGTCTGTAGACCCTGTAGCTTTTTCATTTGTCCATTTACAATTATTTTTTACATGGGAAAGTGTATCACTCATGCTGCATCTTAAAAAGAAAATACTATTCTCAATAACGGCGGCAATAATACTTGGCAGCATGCCATTATCAGGGAATGCCTGGGAAGCGGAACCTGAAATAAGTGGTGTTTCTCTGCAGCAAGCACCGGATCAGACGGATGTTTCTGCAGCCGATCGTACAAAGTACGATGGCTATATCTGGCGTCTCGATGCAAAGGATAGGGATCAATTGCCGCGCAGATTTCGTACTGCAAATTCTGCGTTCCGCTCTCATGTGGATGTCAAAAAAACAGGCAAAGGATTTACGATGACCCCCTCGCGCAAGGGGTTGGATCGTCTGAACATATCCGGCAGTGCGGAGTTCTCTGTCGGAGAGTTTGAGAAGCTGGTTTCCGTACTCAAGAAGCAGGCGAACGGGCCAATTTATATTGTGGATCTACGGCAGGAAACGCATGGTATATTTAATGGGAATGCCGTCAGCTGGTTCGGCGCGCGCGATTGGGGCAACATCGGAAAGAACAAAACTGATGTTTTAAAAGATGAGATGAGGCGTTTGTGTGCAGCCAAGGGGAAAAGCCTCATTGTGACGATGCTCGATGAAGGGAAGAAGTCGATTGATCCCAAACTTATGAAGATTAATTCGGTCATGAGTGAAAGGCAGCTGGTGGAACAAAATGGTCTGTATTATTACCGCATTGCGGCAACGGATCATATCTGGCCATCGCCTGAAAACATTGATGACTTCATCGCCTTCATACGCACACTGCCCGATCATGCATGGCTGCACTTCCACTGCCGGGCGGGCAAAGGACGTACTACAATTTATATGGCCATGTATGATATGATGAAAAATCCTGATATATCACTGGAGGATATTCTCTCGCGCCAATATCTTCTTGGCGGAAATTACATTGCTTATGAAATGGATAAGCCGAAACCGAATCAATGGAAAGCCGCTTATTATCATGAGAAAGCAGCTATGATTGCAAAGTTCTATCAGTATGTGCAGGAAACTCATGCCAATCACTTTACAATGCGTTGGAGCCGGTGGCTTAAATCTCATCTGACAATGGAAGATGCATCTCCCACGCAAAGCGATTCAGGATCACGTATTCAAGGATGCCCTGGCTGA